From a single Pirellulales bacterium genomic region:
- a CDS encoding thioredoxin family protein produces MRARLLLAILFALLAAPHDAQAAFIRGSGKDLEICLSGEVLDADGRPATDVEIACRLNHNSRELLIVKPVVEGNRFEVWIPVNRVRWYSMSLKASSKQNDHVAYRQLAASGLRQAAIERLSLTLRPPTREVKISVIHNGQPAPGAMVKADVGYGVDLETRANDQGIAQLHLLPDQEFSYLTAWTDDFRMGGFSFNRDPPRDPNASEYVIELSKCRDQSMRFVDEQGAPVAGLPFIIQMATPPPNYNYLGTNEHSHLKTDASGEVVYRWFPDWEKHYFYADLETDDWVRDGDPETTGNVTVFKVKKARPRKSITGQITSTTSLGGFWVELSSFQGEQKRMSDMVWAFSDLDGHFTVDVLPDAHYCVFALDSQWVSNMTDLVPYDSASDHITPPQVEISAGQEVKIAVTVGAERRPYPNLGILLRRYHDYTWQEGNARKHGTGGPQMYVKTDEAGMATCHAPPGKLELNVYTPHWRTQESVEVRAGEPMTVELHRDSDEKRLVKGHIVLPAHSDQKFRDVVVQIGSIDGIYNDKLTVNCSEDGQFSGELFGSQVGIFAATADGKLAAGVHVKDLDAPIEVPLVPTIPFQGQILGDRKPLIGQVVHCVVRIEGEQGGRSPFAKLLDVKQLETRTDEQGNYTFYGMPANLDLLVYTASIDGVKENEYLFHKRFTPLHSLTRTVSKLQTSPIKVSDQPLAERFRNTLRDCAATGYRPLVVFYSGTARAAEFANDQFVDHDKNNDVYDFMQVVTSAVDMTAEDAAFVKEHDFKLPPPGHVTVYAFDSQGQPTGSLDVDVAAAEAAQAAAAFVKERAPKRADAQQKWNEAFAEAKRSHRRVLARVSQRYCGPCFKLARWLKDEEELLAKDFVLLKIDDYHDENGRGVAERLTRGSRHGIPFFGIFDEDEKLLVDSAGPTGNIGYPGSVEGQAHLRKMLLESRRNLSDSDVDALIGGLLK; encoded by the coding sequence ATGCGAGCGCGTCTTCTACTTGCCATTCTGTTTGCGCTTCTCGCTGCTCCGCACGACGCTCAGGCAGCTTTCATTCGCGGATCGGGCAAGGATCTGGAAATCTGTCTCAGCGGCGAAGTGCTCGACGCCGACGGCCGGCCCGCCACCGACGTCGAAATCGCCTGCCGCTTGAACCATAACAGCCGCGAGCTGTTGATCGTGAAACCGGTTGTCGAGGGCAATCGCTTCGAGGTCTGGATACCGGTCAACCGGGTGCGCTGGTATTCGATGTCCCTGAAGGCCTCGTCCAAGCAGAACGATCATGTCGCGTACCGGCAACTTGCGGCCTCCGGATTACGGCAAGCGGCGATCGAGCGGCTGTCGCTGACTCTCCGGCCGCCCACGCGCGAGGTAAAGATTTCCGTCATTCACAACGGTCAGCCCGCGCCAGGCGCGATGGTGAAGGCAGACGTGGGTTACGGCGTCGATCTGGAAACGCGGGCAAACGATCAGGGAATCGCCCAGCTGCATTTGCTACCGGATCAGGAGTTCTCGTACCTGACCGCCTGGACCGACGATTTTCGCATGGGGGGCTTTTCGTTCAATCGTGATCCGCCGCGCGATCCAAATGCCAGTGAATACGTGATCGAACTGAGCAAGTGCCGCGACCAATCGATGCGCTTCGTCGATGAACAGGGCGCGCCCGTCGCCGGACTACCGTTCATTATCCAGATGGCCACGCCGCCGCCGAATTACAACTACCTCGGCACGAACGAGCACTCTCATCTGAAGACCGACGCGTCGGGAGAGGTGGTTTATCGCTGGTTCCCTGACTGGGAAAAACATTATTTTTATGCCGACCTGGAAACGGATGACTGGGTGCGCGACGGCGATCCGGAAACGACCGGCAACGTGACCGTTTTCAAAGTGAAAAAAGCCCGGCCGCGAAAGTCCATCACCGGCCAGATAACGAGCACGACCTCCCTGGGTGGTTTCTGGGTGGAATTGAGCTCGTTTCAGGGCGAGCAAAAGAGAATGTCCGACATGGTCTGGGCATTCTCCGATTTGGACGGCCATTTCACGGTCGACGTTTTGCCCGACGCTCACTATTGCGTGTTCGCGCTCGATTCGCAGTGGGTGAGCAACATGACGGATCTGGTGCCCTATGATTCGGCGTCGGATCATATCACGCCGCCGCAGGTCGAGATCTCGGCCGGGCAGGAGGTCAAAATCGCCGTCACCGTCGGGGCCGAACGACGGCCCTATCCGAATCTAGGCATCCTCTTGCGCCGGTACCACGACTACACCTGGCAAGAGGGGAACGCCCGGAAGCATGGCACGGGCGGGCCGCAGATGTACGTGAAGACCGACGAAGCAGGGATGGCCACGTGCCATGCTCCACCCGGCAAGTTGGAATTGAATGTTTACACGCCGCACTGGCGCACGCAGGAATCGGTGGAAGTTCGCGCCGGCGAGCCGATGACCGTCGAGCTGCATCGGGACAGCGACGAAAAGCGCCTGGTCAAAGGGCACATCGTGCTGCCGGCCCATTCGGACCAGAAGTTTCGAGACGTGGTTGTGCAGATTGGTAGCATCGACGGCATTTACAACGACAAATTGACCGTCAATTGCAGCGAAGACGGCCAATTCTCCGGCGAACTCTTCGGGAGCCAGGTTGGGATTTTCGCCGCAACGGCCGATGGCAAGCTCGCTGCCGGCGTACACGTTAAGGATCTCGACGCACCAATCGAAGTGCCTCTCGTGCCAACCATCCCTTTTCAGGGCCAAATACTCGGCGACCGAAAACCGCTCATTGGCCAGGTCGTGCACTGCGTCGTTCGGATTGAAGGAGAACAAGGGGGCCGCTCACCATTTGCCAAGCTTCTCGATGTCAAACAGCTCGAGACTCGAACTGACGAACAAGGCAATTACACGTTTTATGGGATGCCCGCGAATCTCGACCTTCTCGTGTATACCGCAAGTATTGATGGCGTGAAAGAAAATGAGTACCTGTTCCACAAGCGGTTTACGCCGCTCCATTCGTTGACACGAACCGTCAGCAAACTGCAGACGTCGCCCATCAAAGTGTCGGACCAGCCACTGGCCGAGCGCTTCCGCAACACGCTGCGCGATTGCGCCGCGACCGGCTATCGGCCACTCGTCGTCTTTTACAGCGGCACGGCGCGCGCGGCCGAGTTCGCCAACGATCAATTCGTCGACCATGACAAAAACAACGACGTGTACGACTTCATGCAAGTCGTTACGAGCGCCGTTGACATGACGGCGGAAGACGCGGCCTTCGTCAAAGAGCACGACTTCAAGTTGCCGCCGCCCGGGCACGTGACCGTGTATGCTTTTGATTCGCAGGGCCAGCCGACAGGTAGCCTGGACGTCGATGTGGCGGCCGCCGAGGCGGCGCAGGCCGCGGCGGCCTTTGTCAAAGAGCGCGCTCCGAAACGCGCCGACGCCCAGCAAAAGTGGAACGAAGCGTTTGCCGAGGCGAAGCGCTCGCACCGCCGCGTTTTGGCGCGTGTCAGCCAGCGGTACTGCGGGCCATGCTTCAAGCTGGCGCGCTGGCTGAAGGACGAGGAGGAACTGCTCGCCAAGGATTTCGTCCTTCTGAAGATCGACGATTATCACGACGAGAACGGCCGCGGAGTGGCCGAGCGATTGACGCGCGGCAGTCGCCACGGCATTCCGTTTTTCGGCATTTTCGACGAAGACGAAAAGCTGCTCGTCGATAGCGCCGGGCCGACAGGCAACATCGGTTACCCGGGCTCGGTCGAGGGGCAGGCCCACCTGCGGAAAATGTTACTCGAGTCCCGGCGCAATCTCTCGGATTCCGACGTCGACGCGCTGATAGGCGGCCTTTTGAAATGA
- a CDS encoding NeuD/PglB/VioB family sugar acetyltransferase, which produces MHELILIGAGSVAKAVIAAADQAGMRVRALYDDDSSRWGTTLLKVPVVGALSEAAKAGLPAVLGLDDPIQRKAAVDRLNLQWATVVHPSAFINPSCAIGAGTVILEGAIVQPNVTLGRHVIIEANATVSHDCVVEDFAYLGPGVDLAGSVRVGEGASFQVGAIVTPNICVGAWAMIGPRSAVIRDVPDHVTVDGLPARPS; this is translated from the coding sequence ATGCACGAACTGATTCTTATCGGCGCCGGTTCGGTCGCCAAAGCCGTGATTGCGGCAGCGGACCAGGCGGGAATGCGAGTACGAGCCCTCTACGACGATGATTCGTCGCGATGGGGAACGACGCTGTTGAAGGTGCCGGTCGTGGGCGCACTATCTGAGGCGGCAAAGGCCGGGCTGCCTGCGGTTCTCGGCCTTGACGATCCCATCCAGCGCAAAGCGGCCGTCGATCGATTGAATTTGCAATGGGCAACCGTCGTTCACCCATCGGCATTTATCAATCCATCGTGTGCGATCGGGGCGGGCACCGTGATTCTCGAAGGCGCCATCGTGCAGCCGAACGTGACCCTGGGTCGCCACGTGATTATCGAAGCGAATGCGACGGTCTCGCACGACTGCGTGGTCGAAGATTTTGCCTATCTCGGACCCGGAGTTGACCTGGCGGGCAGCGTTCGTGTCGGCGAGGGGGCGTCATTTCAAGTAGGCGCCATCGTGACGCCGAACATTTGCGTCGGCGCCTGGGCAATGATTGGCCCGCGCTCGGCCGTCATTCGTGATGTTCCGGATCACGTCACGGTCGATGGTCTGCCGGCCCGGCCCAGTTGA
- a CDS encoding prolyl oligopeptidase family serine peptidase — protein sequence MSDAERAVKMVPTRIEARYAGGELTHLTVRGHMAYLVKPTGKVDAPKRWLWEFPFWLGVNDGFGNLQHRNYAEKALAAGFHLAGIDVGPSCASPAAAEVCQDFYKLLTAEYGLAPRARIMGQSHGGLIAYGWAFRNPTCVERIAGICPATDFRSWPGLANTINFPAKGLGYDVTVDDLERRAGEFNPIDNLAPLAKADVKILHIHGDQDTLVPLAENSTELARRYHELGGKATIVAIPGLGHGGQELYHSEPLMKFLLGE from the coding sequence ATGTCCGACGCCGAGCGCGCCGTGAAAATGGTGCCGACCAGGATCGAAGCCCGTTACGCCGGCGGCGAGCTTACGCACCTCACGGTGCGCGGCCACATGGCATACCTGGTCAAACCGACCGGCAAGGTCGATGCGCCGAAGCGCTGGCTGTGGGAATTTCCGTTCTGGTTGGGAGTCAACGATGGGTTCGGCAATTTACAGCATCGCAACTATGCCGAAAAAGCGCTGGCCGCGGGCTTTCACCTGGCGGGCATCGACGTGGGGCCCTCCTGCGCCAGCCCCGCCGCTGCCGAGGTGTGCCAGGATTTCTACAAGTTGCTGACAGCGGAGTATGGCCTTGCTCCGCGGGCGCGCATCATGGGGCAAAGTCACGGTGGACTGATTGCTTACGGCTGGGCGTTCCGGAATCCGACGTGCGTCGAGCGGATTGCGGGCATCTGCCCGGCAACCGATTTCCGCAGTTGGCCGGGCCTGGCCAACACGATCAACTTCCCGGCCAAGGGACTTGGTTACGACGTGACAGTCGACGATCTCGAACGTCGCGCGGGCGAGTTCAATCCGATCGACAATCTTGCCCCGCTCGCCAAAGCGGACGTTAAGATTCTGCACATTCACGGTGATCAAGATACGCTTGTTCCGCTTGCCGAGAATTCCACCGAGCTTGCACGGCGTTATCACGAGCTCGGCGGGAAGGCAACGATCGTCGCGATTCCGGGGCTCGGACACGGCGGGCAAGAGCTGTACCACTCGGAGCCCCTGATGAAGTTTCTGCTCGGCGAATGA
- a CDS encoding cellulase family glycosylhydrolase encodes MQRIADSNFRKSRVLLSLISMVVVGLLPAAIARAQILYTGVNLSGAEFGNTPTPGHVGTYGTDYTYPTDQEVDYFLSEGMNTFRVPFRWERLQPTPNAPFNSAEFARLNSFVTYATSHGATVILDPHNYGRYYPDPNNSQGSTQGLIGSSVPDSEFDDLWSRLAQDYKNNPNVAFGLMNEPNSMPTEQWVTAANSAISAIRATGASNLILVPGNAWTGASSWDQNWYGTPNATAMLNIVDPGHNFAIEVHQYLDDNSSGTSATIANNDPNIGVERLTDFTQWLEANHLRGFLGEFAAANSTMGAGQIGNQAITNMLNYMQANSSAWLGWTWWAAGPWWGNYMFTLEPNNLGKPNQTNQAAMSVLASHVAGVYANSDVNHDAIVNTQDLALVSSNWLKTGAGLVGDVNRDGIVNSQDLALISSQWLQAGDGQSSAAVSVPEPAAATQAGLAALSSLAVIAIFRVRRALRRWCPRRTAKLRFCARIFCSRPL; translated from the coding sequence ATGCAACGTATCGCAGATAGCAATTTTCGCAAGTCGCGTGTCCTCCTCTCCCTGATTTCCATGGTCGTCGTCGGCCTCTTGCCGGCAGCGATTGCCCGCGCTCAGATTCTTTATACCGGCGTGAATCTTTCTGGCGCCGAGTTCGGCAATACGCCCACGCCGGGCCATGTCGGCACGTACGGCACCGATTACACGTACCCGACCGATCAGGAAGTCGATTATTTCCTGAGCGAGGGGATGAACACGTTCCGCGTCCCCTTTCGCTGGGAACGGTTGCAGCCGACGCCCAACGCGCCCTTCAACAGCGCCGAGTTCGCCCGGTTGAACAGCTTCGTGACCTACGCCACGAGCCACGGTGCGACGGTCATTCTGGATCCGCACAATTACGGTCGTTATTACCCGGATCCCAACAATTCACAGGGATCCACGCAGGGTTTGATCGGCAGTTCGGTGCCCGATAGCGAGTTCGACGATCTGTGGTCGCGCCTGGCGCAGGATTATAAAAATAATCCGAACGTGGCCTTTGGCTTGATGAACGAACCCAATTCGATGCCCACCGAACAATGGGTCACCGCGGCCAATAGCGCCATCTCGGCCATCCGCGCCACCGGCGCGAGCAACCTGATCCTGGTGCCGGGCAATGCCTGGACCGGAGCCAGCAGTTGGGATCAGAACTGGTATGGCACCCCGAATGCCACGGCCATGTTGAATATCGTCGACCCGGGGCACAACTTCGCGATCGAAGTGCATCAGTATCTAGACGACAACAGCTCAGGTACGTCGGCGACGATTGCCAACAACGACCCGAACATCGGTGTCGAACGACTGACCGATTTCACGCAATGGCTCGAGGCCAATCATCTGCGCGGTTTCTTGGGCGAGTTCGCCGCCGCGAATTCGACCATGGGCGCGGGCCAGATCGGCAACCAGGCCATCACAAACATGTTGAACTACATGCAGGCCAACAGCAGCGCCTGGCTAGGCTGGACCTGGTGGGCCGCAGGTCCATGGTGGGGTAATTACATGTTCACGCTCGAGCCGAATAATCTCGGCAAGCCAAATCAGACGAACCAAGCGGCCATGAGCGTGTTGGCCTCGCACGTGGCAGGCGTTTATGCCAACAGCGACGTCAACCACGACGCGATCGTCAATACTCAGGATCTTGCTCTGGTCAGCAGCAATTGGCTGAAAACGGGGGCTGGCCTGGTCGGCGACGTCAATCGCGACGGCATCGTCAACTCGCAGGATCTCGCGCTGATATCCTCGCAATGGCTGCAGGCCGGGGACGGACAAAGCAGCGCTGCCGTCAGCGTGCCCGAGCCGGCCGCCGCAACGCAAGCCGGGCTCGCGGCCTTGAGCTCGCTCGCGGTGATCGCCATTTTTCGAGTCCGACGCGCGCTGCGCCGCTGGTGCCCCAGGAGAACTGCAAAGTTGAGATTCTGCGCGCGTATCTTCTGTAGCCGGCCTCTTTGA
- a CDS encoding tetratricopeptide repeat protein, translating into MTSVDPHLRPFASEGSPGAPRQRSKWLLAAGGTALICAAVWGVYARVIDAPFIYDDYTTLADNPSVRELWPLWKTSGEVSPLRPSVDTPVSARPLVNLTFAINYHFSHLSPSGYRLTNVAIHIAAALFLWALVRRTLLLDFFAHRYDGVAGALGFLAALIWAVHPLNTESVAYITQRTESQMGLCYLATMYACVRYWTATGRGARVGWLMAAAIACQLGALSKEIMATLPAVALLFERTFVAASFGRALRRSWPLYVGLALGWIPQVVINYHGPRTPSAGFHLGLPALVWWYTQTEVLLLYLKLAFWPWPLVLHYEIPYKETLAVAWPWVLPVALSALATIYLVWRRTSAGFVATTVVAALSPTLLVPCVGEIVAERRMYVSLAALVPFVVAGSYDIVRRLLQRLPGDATTATADRYSLGVMAWSWDAVALAFIAVANMRLVSYANQVTLLAETVERQPDDLSMLINLGVALSRAGRPEEALPHFERAADLYQNSPLLNYKLNHEAHKLYYNWALACQDLERPDEAIHHYEEAINVLGDHAQSHYNLGLLLQQRGLLAAALAQYKEALRINPAFAAANCNLGALLATAGQFEEAIPYLENGSRLDPEPGTFINLVDAYSQVGRKDDAIVAARTAIRLARERNRQELADQIEEWLTTFSPAGQKAE; encoded by the coding sequence ATGACGTCCGTCGATCCCCATCTCAGGCCGTTCGCCAGCGAAGGTTCGCCCGGCGCGCCCCGCCAGCGCAGCAAGTGGCTGCTGGCCGCGGGCGGTACGGCGCTGATCTGCGCGGCCGTGTGGGGCGTCTACGCTCGAGTGATCGACGCGCCGTTCATCTACGACGATTACACCACGCTCGCCGACAATCCGTCGGTGCGCGAACTGTGGCCGTTATGGAAAACCTCGGGCGAGGTCAGCCCGCTTCGCCCCTCGGTCGACACGCCGGTTTCGGCGCGGCCGCTGGTGAATTTGACCTTCGCGATCAATTATCATTTCAGCCACCTGTCGCCCTCCGGCTACCGGCTGACAAACGTAGCGATTCACATCGCGGCGGCGCTTTTCTTGTGGGCTCTGGTGCGGCGGACCTTGCTCCTCGATTTCTTCGCCCATCGCTATGACGGCGTCGCCGGAGCGCTTGGTTTTCTGGCGGCACTCATTTGGGCCGTGCATCCTCTGAATACCGAAAGCGTCGCCTATATCACGCAGCGAACCGAGTCGCAGATGGGACTGTGCTACCTGGCGACGATGTACGCGTGTGTTCGATATTGGACAGCAACCGGACGAGGGGCGCGCGTTGGGTGGCTCATGGCGGCGGCGATCGCATGCCAGTTGGGTGCCTTGAGCAAGGAGATCATGGCCACACTGCCCGCCGTGGCGTTGCTCTTCGAGCGGACCTTTGTCGCGGCCTCGTTCGGGCGAGCCCTGCGACGATCGTGGCCGCTGTACGTCGGGCTGGCGCTCGGATGGATCCCGCAAGTCGTGATCAACTATCACGGGCCGCGCACGCCCAGCGCGGGTTTTCACTTGGGGTTGCCGGCGCTCGTCTGGTGGTACACACAGACGGAAGTGCTGTTGTTGTACTTGAAGCTGGCTTTCTGGCCGTGGCCGCTCGTGCTGCACTACGAAATTCCGTACAAGGAAACACTGGCCGTGGCCTGGCCGTGGGTATTGCCGGTCGCGCTGTCGGCACTGGCTACGATTTATCTCGTGTGGCGCCGTACGAGCGCGGGATTTGTGGCGACGACGGTCGTCGCGGCCCTGTCGCCGACACTCCTGGTGCCGTGCGTCGGCGAGATCGTGGCCGAGCGGCGGATGTATGTATCACTCGCGGCGCTCGTTCCCTTTGTCGTGGCAGGCAGTTACGACATCGTGCGGCGCCTGCTGCAGCGCCTGCCCGGGGACGCGACAACGGCGACGGCCGATCGGTATTCGCTCGGCGTGATGGCCTGGAGTTGGGACGCGGTCGCGCTGGCTTTCATTGCCGTGGCAAACATGCGGCTCGTTTCCTACGCCAATCAAGTAACGCTGCTGGCCGAGACGGTCGAGCGTCAGCCAGACGATCTCTCGATGTTGATCAACCTGGGAGTGGCCTTGTCGCGCGCCGGCCGGCCGGAGGAGGCGCTGCCGCATTTTGAACGTGCCGCGGACTTGTATCAAAACTCGCCGCTCTTGAACTACAAGTTGAATCACGAGGCTCACAAGCTGTACTACAACTGGGCGCTCGCCTGCCAGGATTTGGAGCGGCCGGACGAAGCCATTCATCACTACGAAGAAGCCATCAACGTGTTGGGCGATCATGCCCAATCGCATTACAACCTCGGTTTGCTGTTGCAACAGCGTGGGCTTTTGGCCGCTGCGCTCGCGCAATACAAAGAGGCCTTGCGTATCAATCCAGCGTTCGCGGCGGCGAACTGCAACCTGGGGGCATTACTGGCTACCGCCGGGCAATTCGAGGAGGCGATTCCCTACCTGGAAAATGGATCCCGCCTGGATCCCGAGCCCGGCACGTTCATCAACCTGGTGGACGCCTATTCCCAAGTGGGGCGCAAGGACGACGCGATCGTCGCGGCGCGAACCGCCATCCGCCTGGCGCGCGAGAGGAACCGTCAAGAATTGGCGGACCAGATCGAAGAATGGTTAACGACCTTTTCGCCGGCTGGGCAAAAGGCGGAGTAA